The genomic interval CTTAGATAAATAGAAAACTGGAACATGGTAAAACCATCCTTTAGCATTTTTTTTCGAAATTCAGAGGCAACTTTGCGTTCCTTTTTAGATTCTGTCGGTAAATCAAATAATACCAGTACCCACATAATTCTGTATTCATTTAATCTCATAGAAACCGGGGGTAAGCTATTTTTCTGAGCTTTCCTTCAAAACATTTTGCAAGAGAAGATGTAGTGCGTTGTACACCTATCATTAAGGGACTTTTTTCTTCATCTATCACTACATCCATCGTCGGAATGGATAAAAGTTGTTTTTTTATGGAATTGGTCAGTTCAGTGAAATCTTCTCCGTTTTTTACAATGTTGTACACCAGGCTGTCAACATAGGGTCTATATGGCTCCATAATATCATCAGCAAGGCAATAGGCATTGTATTGATTCCGATGGTATATTCCCATGGTAGGTAACAAACCTGATCCCGTAAGGCTTCTTGCTACTATTGCTCTTAAAATGGCGTATCCATAATTCAGGAGATTGTTAGGGGGATGTCCTTCTCGTTCCCTTTTAAAATCTGTCAAATGAAATGCAAGGCTGGAGTTTTCAGTCAATCGGAGGTTGCAGAAGACATTTTTCCAGTAATAAACAGCTGCTCTTGCTTCCAGGTTATCCGGATCTCCAGATTTTACATCATCAGACCATTTTAAAAGATTCTCATGGTTAATGCCATTCTTTTGCAGAAAAAGGGCTTGGTTTAATATTTTTTGTTTTACAGTTTGTTGCCAAAGTTGTTTCTTTAAGGGAAGGGTGGCATCGGCTTGAGTTTTAAAACGTGCAGACTGGAGTTGATTGCCGTCAAGGTTCAACATCAATCCTGTTGGGTGATGAGTATGATCACAGGTAATAAGAGCAGCATTATTAGCCAGCAATTTTGCCACCAATGAATGACTAATTGTGATTTGCTGATGATCAAGTATAACTACACCAATATCCTCGATAGGTACAGTATTCATTTTGGTAAGATCATCGATTCCCTTGGCACCAGGGAAATTTATAACCAATTGTTCATCCCTTGTATTCAAATAGGCAGGATTACCAAAGTATAGAGTCTTTTTGATCATGTTCTTTCCTTGAGAGGAAAATAAACAAGCCTGGGAATTTTATGTTTATGAGGTAATTGAAAATTTTATCTGCATTTTGAAAGAACGAATTGAAGTATCACCTGGTCTGCATATAATTTTTTAAGAGCAATTTATGATAGGGTAAAAAGTTTTACACTTCATAAAATTCTGTCACCTATCTTGAAAGAGAAGCAAAGTATATCCCTGAAATAGAACAGTTAAAAGTAAAAGAACCAATAACACATGCTGCTGATGTTGTTTGTTGATGCAGATAATTTAAGTGTGAAACTTTAAACCCCGCACTTTTTTATTTATTTTTATAAGCAGCACTGGTTTTACCGCAGGGCAAATCAGTCAGGTGCGAACTTAAGGAAGGTTCGTTGCCACATAACATTAAATGACAAGAAAGGAAAGATATGAGTGAGCAAAATATTCAGATACTGGAAACACTGCTAATTCTGGTTCTATACACAGTAGTTTTTTTTGTTATAAAGAACATTGTAAATAATACGCTGAAGAAGGCACAGCTCCAAAGAGCCCGGAGAAAACTTATTATCAAAGCAATTCATTTGTTCCTTTCGATTGCGCTTGTAGTTTTGCTTGCCGGTATCTGGGGGTTAGAGCAAAAAGAAATCGCGGTATTTGCAAGTACTATTATGACCGTTTTAGGTATAGCTTTTTTTGCTCAGTGGTCATTGCTATCCAATGTCACATCTAGTCTAATACTGTTCTTTAATCATCCTTTGAAAATGGGAGATACTATCAAAATATTAGATAAGGAATATCCAATAGAAGGAGAAATTGCTGAGTTGACTTATTTCTTTGTTTATATAAAGACGAAGAATGGAGAGATTATAACAGTTCCAAACTCTCTGATCTTCCAAAAGTCGGTATCCATTATTGAAGCTCAGGAAGAGAAAGTGATTGAATAAAAGTGTCTTATGCGGAAGGTTGTATTTTAATACACGTTTATCAGGAATTCACTCTGGATTTAAAACACTATTGATAACTTTCCGTGATGCCAATAGTGTTCTATAAGCATCATACAGGTAGTCTACGGTTTGTTGGTCTAATCATAGTTTAGCTGGTTTTAAAAGTTTCACAATTTATAATGATTTCCCGCATTCATGAAAAAGTCATAGTAGGAGATAAGGGGCTCTGATATTGCTCAGAGTGAATTGGATTGACATAGTGGGTTTACACCAATACTCACTGCAATAGTCATCGCATAGATATCCTGATAGTCATAACTTAGCTGGTTTAAAATTTTTACTTCTTTAGTTCGCCTGCCTTTGTAAAGAAATCAATAAGCAGGTAAAAGGTTTCTGAGGTAGTCTTCAGATCGGAGCAGTAGACATTGTTTTCTGCATAGTAGATGTACATAAAGAAGACATAGATCAGCACCTTGTTCATGTCCTGAGGTGTAATCAGTTTGAGCAGGATGTCCAGCTCATCAATGATCTGCTGATTGAGCACAGTGTCTTCCTGTAAGATTACAGCTACTCTTTTTCCCGGATTTGTTTCCATAAATGTTTGTTGGTTTTTGTGCTTCGTTCCGCAAGCGGTTAAAAAATTAAGACAAAAAAATTGCGTGGAACAGTAGCTACCAATATAGAGGTACCGCGACGAACCCGAGATACAATAGCTAAGCCCACGCAAAAGCGGAACACCAGCTATTCTTGTATCTCTGAAAATTCGCGGTTTTCTATATGCAAGAATATGCTAATGCAATTTTTTTATATGTAAAAGTCTTTATGTCAGGACTCTATTCGATAATTTTTACGGTGTTTGGTTGAACGAGGCAAAGATAGGAAAAAAGTTGAAAGCTGAAAGTCAAAAGTTTAGCTTAGTGGCTTGATACAAAAACTAAATAATGAGCTTGAGGCAATATTTAAGACTCATCCTTCGCAGGCCAGGATACAAAACAACTGATTGTGGTTTCCTAAACAAAGTTAAGTTGACGGCTATGTCCTGAAGGAGAAGGGGACAGCCGACGATAATTATGCTTGAATTAAAACTAATAACATTCACATTAAAGTCCCTCTAATTCAGGAGAAGGATTTAGGGTGAGGTCTTTTATGCTTTTACTTTATATGTCCTTTATCGTAAACGGGACTTAAATTGAAAATAAAGAGTATGCGTCAGCTTCAGTCAACAGCTCTTTCATGGCTCAAGGTCGTTCAAAATGTCTGCTATTATTGATAATGTGGCAGAGCAGGTTTATATAATATACAAAAGCCTGGAGGTAGTTATCCAGGCGGCCTCTTATGTGATGTTGTTAGTTATAGATAAATTAATAGAAGTAGTGTAAAAACTTTTTTCATAGGCTATAAAAATTGGTTATTAATTTATGGTAAACTAAAAGAACGATTTATTTATAGATGGGTTACAGATCAAACAGGAGTGTCATTACATTTGTCTTCATTCAAAAATATATTTATAAATAGAATATAGTAGATTATTTTTCCTAAGTATATTCAACGAGAAATTTCAAGCCTTTGTTAGTGTCTTGTATTTTTATAAAAGGAAATAGCCAGTCTTATAGAACTGGCTATTTTGTTTATGATAAATTCTGAGGAAGAGCTTACCTTTGTTTTGCCGCACTACTGCTTGCGAGGTTCCGGAGGGCGTTGTTTTGAGGACTGATTCTCCCTATTTTCTTCACCACCTTCACCTTCACCTTCACCTTCTTCTTCTTTTCCGCCTTCATCCTTTGCACCTTCTGTCGAACGCACCTTTCCGAGTACCGTTGGTTTGAATATAAACTTCTGTATTCCGATGTCGAGGTCAAGCAACATACCGCCTTCGTTGAAAACAAAGGCCACAGTGCCAGCTCCGAATCCTTTGGATGCCTGAGCTCCGGCTTTGACAATAGCTACACCGGCATCAGCTGCAAAAGAATACTTACCAGCCTTAAATTGTTTCCATGTTTCCTCGTTGTTGAACACGATCATTTGATGAAAGGTGGTTCCTCCGACCTGGACACCTAAGGTGACTTTACCGATGCCAGCATAGCCGATCACGTGATCTTTTACAAAAACTTCGCCAACACCATAGTCGCCTCCGAGTGCAAGGGAAGCACTGCCAATAGCCGGAATCACTGCAAAGCCATATGATTTTTCGAGCAATTCCTTGACAGATGGCTGTTTCTCCTGCAAGATGTTCATAGCAGCGATGCATTCTGAGTGAAGAGTCCTCCCAAGCTTAGCATCTTTTTCTAGGGCTTTGAATGGACCATGCTTTCCGATCTTTTCACCGAAATCATTGGCCTTCTCACTCAATTTATCCTTCAGTTTATTCCATTTTTCTTTTATTCCTAATTCCATATCATTTTCCTTTTTCATCTTACCCTACTAATTTCAAACAAATTTCATATAGTTATAATTTTCTAAAGTCATTAAACCTTTAATATTGTTTGTCATAATTGATTAAGAGATCCCTGATTTAAGAGTAGAATCTTAATAAATAGAGGGCCCTCATTTTGGACTTCCCTGTGAGATTAGTTTAAATCACTTTGAATTAACAAAAAATAAGGGAGAGCTTTGAATAAAGATAGCAATAACCTGAAGTAAGAATATCATATAGTTTTTGAACTAAATGACATATCTATTTTAGTTCAAAAATTTAAATATAAGTTTCCATTCAGTCCTTTTTATTCATCAAGGAGAGAAATAACAAAACTAAAACAGTGAGCCTTATATAAAGAGATCCAGCTTTATCTTTATGGGTGGATTAAAGCATTAACCCTGTTAAATATTAAAAGATAAAACCACCCTCTCAATGAATGCTTTTCTATAATTACTTGTAGCTTAAAAAGAGTTTGAAGTGAAAGACCCTGATCTTTGAATGGTCAGGAAATTAACTGTAAAAGAAAGACGTTTTTGAGTATGAATGAATAAAGTTGAAAAGTGTTAAAATTCAGGGCAGGGCAGTACTTTAAGTTTTTTCACAGTCTTCTTCTTATTAAACAAGTAAGTAATATTCAATTCGTGAGCACCTGCAGTACGAGCAGGTCTTAATTTGGAAACTACAAAATCATAACTGTAAGTGAGCCTTAATTCCTTTATTCGCCATCCTGCCAGGATAACCACAGATTCATTATTCTGGAGTCTGGAATTATATTTTTTTACAGGAATCCCTCTATACCAGACTCCAAGAACATATTCATTGTGAAATAAATATATTCCCATATCCAATTGATCTGATTTTCCCTGAAGTTTATAATGAACAGTAGGTATCAGATAAAGTGATTGTGATACATACCCCATATGATTTTTAGAATTTCCCTTAATGGCTTCTATTCTGTATCCAGCAGTAAACGAATGTTTTATGGGTAATACACTTTTTTCATTCCAGTAAGATTGATCTGGTCGATTCAGGTGATGTCCTGCATATGAAAACCAGAATTTATTGGAATATAGAACCATACCGGATCCCAAATCAGCAAAAGTTTTTCTGTTAGAATTATAATGTGGATCATTTGTGGCTTGACCTGTTAATCCTTGGTCATCAAACTGATCCGGATATTTCAGATGTGTATAATCAGTTGATCTGTTGATTAATCCCAATTGTATTGCAGGTCGTAAGGCAAGGTTGTCTGAAATTCCAATTTCAAAAGAATATTGAAGAGCAGCCTCCGTTGAATTGATATAATTTTTTCCCTGCCAGTCTTTTAAAATATATGCACCAATTCCGCTTTTATATTTTTCAAAATATCGGTCATAAGACAAATACGAAGTGATGTATTTGGCATCCAAAGCAGGCCATTGCAAACGCTGATGAAATGTGATCCTGTCATAATGAGCGCTTCCTGCAAAAGCAGGATTTAAATATAATGAAGCTGCATAGAATTGAGAAAATTGAATATCCTGACATTTTACTTTAATAGTAAATGTTGATAAAATGAAACATAATATTAAAGTGAATTTATTTCCCAAGCTTTTAATATTCAATTGCTTTACTCTGTTATAATGAATGCTTTTTTGAAAAATTTTATAATGAAGATAGATATCTTATCTGTCAAGAAGTTTTTTACGTATTAATCTGGAAAATGATTTAGACAGGTAACGACATTTATTATATAAGCAGCATATCTGGATTGATAAAAAGTCTTTGTAATAAATAGTATAACTTACGTTTAAGAGTAAATGTATTTCCATAAAATAAAGCTCTGTTTTTTTTGCATACTTGTAGGCTTAATAATACTGTCTTCAAGTAACCTTTTGTATTCCCAAGCCTCTTCAAGTACTTGTGATCCTGCAACGCCTTCTTTTGTAGTGGATCTATCTGGTAATTCTGATAGTGCATGGTTTAGTCCAAGTGTAGTAAGACAGGGATTATGTTGTGGTTTGGATCCTAATGCCAGTCCACCGCTTCGTTGTATTGAATTTGTACTTACGCTTGATACTGGCGCACAAGGTATTCGGTTTGATATTGCATCCGGTGCTGTTCCTTCCGGTTCTTTAGGATATCAGATCAATTGTGGACCTTATAAAATGGTGGGTGAAAATATTTGTCTTGATGGTGCAGGGCCTCACAGACTTACATTTTGTAAACCAGGAGCCAATAGAAATATATATACTATTGTTTCTATTCCTAAGCCCAATGTAACTCCTCCGGTTACAGTAAGTGATAATTGTAGTGCGACACTTACTGCTGAAGGGTTTGATCCTTCTACTATTCAATGGACTTCGGTACCTTATAATTCAATATACAACAGTTATCTGAATTGTACTTCTGCATGTTCAACGGTAACTGCAACCTATCAGCCAGGCGCTCCGCCATATATAGATTATCAGGTAAGTGGTGTACCAATAGGAGGGTGTAATTCAACCCGCGTAACAAGGACAACAAGGGTATATTTTGTTAACGATAAGGCTGCACAGATCATGCCTAAGAATCCGACAGTTTGCTTTGGAAATTCGGATGCAACCATTACAGCGTATGGAACGGGTGGCGCTCCTCCTTACACCTATTTGTGGAGCACGGGAGAAACTACACAATCTATAGATGTAGGAGAAGGGAAGTACTGGGTTCGCATTTCTGATGCTACCAGTTGCCCTGCTGCGACTGATACTGTGATAGTTACCTCCTATAAAATGCCGATTACTGCTGATGCAGGTCCTGATCTTACAAGCTGTGCCAATAATCCATCGGTGGGCCTGTCAGGAACTGTTGCTGTTGCTACAGGAGGCGTATGGTCGGGGGGAACAGGAACTTTCAGTCCTTCAAATAACTCACTTAATGCTACTTACACTCCTTCTTCTGCAGAGGTAGCATCAGGCAATGCAAGACTTACCTTAACAACAACAGGGAATGGTAGCTGTCCGCCTGCTGAAGATGATGTTATCATTAATATAGTTCCAGCTCCTGTTGTGAATGCCGGAGCAGACAGAACCATCTGTGGAAACAATGCATTTGCTTTGTTAAATGGAACTGTAACAAATGCAGGAGGAGGAACATGGACAGGTGGATCAGGAACATTCAGTCCCAATTCCAATTCTCTCATTGCTACTTATTATCCTTCTGCTGCTGAAATCACTTCAGGCTCAGTAACTCTTATGCTTACATCAACTGGGAACGGAACATGTCTTCCTGTTTCTGATAATGTGATCATCACAATTACTCCATCACCGGTTATTAATGCCGGCCCTGATCTTACAATATGTGCCAATAATTCTACCGTAAATCTTTCTGCTACTGTTTCAGTAGCTTCAGGTTTAAGCTGGACAGGAGGTACAGGATCTTTTAGTCCCAATAGAAATGTATTGCAGCCTTCATATATCCCATCTGCAGCGGAGATTGCAGCAGGATTTGCATTGCTTACTGTAACATCAACAGGAAACGGTAATTGCCTTCCCGTTTCGGATGATGTGAGAATTAATATCACTCCGGCACCTGTAGTCAATGCCGGAGCAGACAGAACAGTCTGTGCGAATAACCCGACACTGGCATTAAGCGGATCTGTTACAGTTGCTGCAGGTGGTGTCTGGTCGGGAGGAACGGGAACATTTACTCCATCTGCAAATACTCTGAATGCGAGCTATACGCCATCCAATTCTGAAATTGCCGCAGGAAAGGTTACACTTACTTTAACTTCAACAGGAAATGGTTTGTGTAGTCCTGTATCAGATAATATGGTAATTACAATTACACCGGCACCTATAGTCGATGCTGGAACAGATATAACTGTTTGTGCTAACAACTCATCTGTATCATTATCAGGCATTGTAACAATTGCAACAGGAGGACAATGGTCCGGAGGAACTGGGACTTTTTCTCCCAACTCAGGTTCCTTAGCTACTCAGTACAATCCTTCAGCATCAGAGATTGCCGCAGGTTCAGTTATACTGACGTTAACAAGTACAGGAAACGGATCTTGTTTGCAGGTAAGTGATAATTTGAGAATTAATATCACTCCGGCACCCACTGTCAATGCTGGTCCTGACTTAGCAATATGTGCCACGGTAAATAATGTTGCATTAAATGGAAGTGTTACTGTAGCGTCTGGTGGTACCTGGAGGACTTCAGGGACTGGCTCTTTTACCCCAAATGCCAATGTGCTTAATGCTTCTTATGTCCCTTCTGCATCTGATAAAAGCTCAGGCAATGTTACCTTAACTTTAACAAGTATAGGTAATGGCACTTGCATTCCTGTAACAGATAACATGAATGTTACCATATCTCCGGTTCCTGTAGTCAATGCGGGACCGCCAAAAGTAATATGTGCTGATGCAGGTTATGTTGAATTGTCCGGTACAGTATCTAATGCATCCGGTGGAATCTGGACTAGTACAGGAACAGGGGCCTTTTCACCGGCTAATTCCAGTCTCAATACAAACTATAATTTATCACCCGGTGACAGAACTCCTGGAGTAATAAACTTTACTCTTACTAGCACAGGAAACGGAGTTTGTAGTCCTGTTTCATCTCAGACGCAGGTTACTGTAACGCCTGCACCTGCAATTAATGCGGGAACGGATATTACTGCCTGTTCTGATGTCTCTGATGTTCAACTGAACGGATCTGTATCGATTGCCACCGGAGGGATATGGAGTACTTCCGGTTCCGGAAGTTTCAGTCCTTCACCTATGGCGCTTAATGCCAGGTATATTCCTTCTCCTGCAGATAAAGCCGCAGGGTCAGTTATCATATCCATAGTCTCTACAGGCAATGGGACTTGTTTCCCTGTAACTGATCAGATGCAAATTAATTTTACTCCTTCACCTATTATAGATGCCGGACCAGATGTTGTGGTTTGTTCTGATAATCCTGCAGCTGTTTTGACTGGTTCTGTTACTGTTGCAACAGGAGGAACATGGACAGGTGGGGCAGGAGTATTTTCGCCAGGAAGGAATTCTATGTCTGTAACTTATACACCAACAGTCTCAGAAATATTAATGGGATCGGTGGTCCTTACATTAACATCTACTGGAAACGGTACATGCATTCCTGTTTCTGATAATGTGGTTATCAATATTTCTCCAGCCCCCATAGTGGATGCAGGGCCTGATCAGAACTTATGTGGTAATGTTAATTCTATCCAGATAAATGGTACAGTATTAAATGTAACTTCCTACAATTGGACAACGGGAGGAACAGGAGTCTTCACTAACGCAAACGCTTTAAATACTGATTATTTTCCAACTACTGCTGACACTGCCAGTCACAGTATTACATTTGAACTTTCTGTTACTCCGTTGACTGGATGTAGTCCTGCATCAGACGTAGTGACTATCAATTTTACTCAAATTCCTGTTATTGATGCAGGCTCTGATCAGACTGTTTGTGAAAATGATATTCCAGTCCAGCTTCAGGCTTCGGGAGCTAAAGCAAGATGGTCAGGAGGAGATGGAACATTTTATCCTAATGACAGTACACTTAATGCAAGTTATACTCCTTCTGCTGCTGAATTGACCGCAGGATCAGTAGCATTAACCCTTACAACCATAGCTAACTCTGTTTGTCCTCAGGTCACAGATAATGTTGCGATCAGTTTTATTAAAGGACCTGTTGTGAATGTCGGGCCAGATATAACTGTCTGTGCTGATACAGCAGGTGTTCCTTTAATCGCCAGTGTTTCCAATAGTTCTGGTGTAAAATGGACTAGTACAGGAACAGGAGTATTTTCTCCGAATGATATTGCCGTAAATCCAACTTACATTCCTTCTGCGGCTGATGTAATAGCTGGCAATGTAATACTTACCTTAAGCACGACTGGTGCTACGATATGTGATCCTGTTTCTGATTATCTTATTTTAAGAATTACTCCCGCTCCTATAGTGAATGCCGGATTTGATAATACAGTTTGCGCAGATACAAGTTCCGTTCAACTGAATGGATCCGTTACAAATGCAGGAGGTGGAGTATGGACCACCACTGGTTTAGGATCATTTGCTCCTGGTAATGCCAGTCTCAATGCAAGTTATTTTTTTACTAATGCCGATACTGCAGCTCATCAGGTAACTTTCACTTTAACTTCAACAGGAAATGGTTTATGTAAGCCGGTATCAGATCAAGTGGTTGTAAATCTGACACCTGTACCGTTCGTTTCGGCTGGTTCTGATATACAGGTGTGTATGGATGTAACGGTGATACCGCTTTCAGGATTGGTTGCCAATACCTCCGGAATGCTTTGGTCTTCCACAGGATCAGGATATTTTACACCCTCTCCGGTTACAAATGCTGTTGAATATTATCCATCGGTTTCGGATCGCACTTCTGGCACGGCCACTCTTACTCTTATGGCAAATGCTACAGGTGTTTGCAATGCCAGAACACATAGTGTCACGTTAAGTTTTACTCCGGCCCCGACAGCTGATGCAGGACCTGATCAAACGATCTGTGCCGACTCATCAATGATAAGCTTGCAAGGTGCTGTTACTGTTGCCTCAGGTGGGGCCTGGTCAACCAATGGTTCCGGAACATTTACATCTCCATCAAGTCTTGTTACAGCTTACTTAGTTTCTGCAGAAGACAGTGCTGCCGGAAAGGTGTCAATCATCCTGACAACAACAGGTAATGGAACCTGTAATCCGGTAACAGATGAAGTGGTATTAACCATTACACCTGCTCCAACAATATATGCAGGACCTGATGTAACACATTGTTCAGATGTTCATGCTGTAAATATTTTTGGACTAACTACAGTTGCTACCGGAGGAATATGGACTTCTTCCGGAACTGGTATATTCTCTCCTGATGCAGCTCAGTTTAATACCGCATATATTCCATCTGCTACAGACACTGCAAATGGTTCTGTTGTACTAACCATTACCAGTACTGGTAATGGAACATGTAAAGCAGTATCAGATCAGATGATTATAAACCTTACTCCGGCTCCTATAGTGGAAGCAGGTGTGGCAGG from Sporocytophaga myxococcoides carries:
- the cas1 gene encoding type II CRISPR-associated endonuclease Cas1, whose translation is MIKKTLYFGNPAYLNTRDEQLVINFPGAKGIDDLTKMNTVPIEDIGVVILDHQQITISHSLVAKLLANNAALITCDHTHHPTGLMLNLDGNQLQSARFKTQADATLPLKKQLWQQTVKQKILNQALFLQKNGINHENLLKWSDDVKSGDPDNLEARAAVYYWKNVFCNLRLTENSSLAFHLTDFKREREGHPPNNLLNYGYAILRAIVARSLTGSGLLPTMGIYHRNQYNAYCLADDIMEPYRPYVDSLVYNIVKNGEDFTELTNSIKKQLLSIPTMDVVIDEEKSPLMIGVQRTTSSLAKCFEGKLRKIAYPRFL
- a CDS encoding mechanosensitive ion channel domain-containing protein, translating into MSEQNIQILETLLILVLYTVVFFVIKNIVNNTLKKAQLQRARRKLIIKAIHLFLSIALVVLLAGIWGLEQKEIAVFASTIMTVLGIAFFAQWSLLSNVTSSLILFFNHPLKMGDTIKILDKEYPIEGEIAELTYFFVYIKTKNGEIITVPNSLIFQKSVSIIEAQEEKVIE
- a CDS encoding PorP/SprF family type IX secretion system membrane protein; amino-acid sequence: MNIKSLGNKFTLILCFILSTFTIKVKCQDIQFSQFYAASLYLNPAFAGSAHYDRITFHQRLQWPALDAKYITSYLSYDRYFEKYKSGIGAYILKDWQGKNYINSTEAALQYSFEIGISDNLALRPAIQLGLINRSTDYTHLKYPDQFDDQGLTGQATNDPHYNSNRKTFADLGSGMVLYSNKFWFSYAGHHLNRPDQSYWNEKSVLPIKHSFTAGYRIEAIKGNSKNHMGYVSQSLYLIPTVHYKLQGKSDQLDMGIYLFHNEYVLGVWYRGIPVKKYNSRLQNNESVVILAGWRIKELRLTYSYDFVVSKLRPARTAGAHELNITYLFNKKKTVKKLKVLPCPEF
- a CDS encoding gliding motility-associated C-terminal domain-containing protein; protein product: MYSQASSSTCDPATPSFVVDLSGNSDSAWFSPSVVRQGLCCGLDPNASPPLRCIEFVLTLDTGAQGIRFDIASGAVPSGSLGYQINCGPYKMVGENICLDGAGPHRLTFCKPGANRNIYTIVSIPKPNVTPPVTVSDNCSATLTAEGFDPSTIQWTSVPYNSIYNSYLNCTSACSTVTATYQPGAPPYIDYQVSGVPIGGCNSTRVTRTTRVYFVNDKAAQIMPKNPTVCFGNSDATITAYGTGGAPPYTYLWSTGETTQSIDVGEGKYWVRISDATSCPAATDTVIVTSYKMPITADAGPDLTSCANNPSVGLSGTVAVATGGVWSGGTGTFSPSNNSLNATYTPSSAEVASGNARLTLTTTGNGSCPPAEDDVIINIVPAPVVNAGADRTICGNNAFALLNGTVTNAGGGTWTGGSGTFSPNSNSLIATYYPSAAEITSGSVTLMLTSTGNGTCLPVSDNVIITITPSPVINAGPDLTICANNSTVNLSATVSVASGLSWTGGTGSFSPNRNVLQPSYIPSAAEIAAGFALLTVTSTGNGNCLPVSDDVRINITPAPVVNAGADRTVCANNPTLALSGSVTVAAGGVWSGGTGTFTPSANTLNASYTPSNSEIAAGKVTLTLTSTGNGLCSPVSDNMVITITPAPIVDAGTDITVCANNSSVSLSGIVTIATGGQWSGGTGTFSPNSGSLATQYNPSASEIAAGSVILTLTSTGNGSCLQVSDNLRINITPAPTVNAGPDLAICATVNNVALNGSVTVASGGTWRTSGTGSFTPNANVLNASYVPSASDKSSGNVTLTLTSIGNGTCIPVTDNMNVTISPVPVVNAGPPKVICADAGYVELSGTVSNASGGIWTSTGTGAFSPANSSLNTNYNLSPGDRTPGVINFTLTSTGNGVCSPVSSQTQVTVTPAPAINAGTDITACSDVSDVQLNGSVSIATGGIWSTSGSGSFSPSPMALNARYIPSPADKAAGSVIISIVSTGNGTCFPVTDQMQINFTPSPIIDAGPDVVVCSDNPAAVLTGSVTVATGGTWTGGAGVFSPGRNSMSVTYTPTVSEILMGSVVLTLTSTGNGTCIPVSDNVVINISPAPIVDAGPDQNLCGNVNSIQINGTVLNVTSYNWTTGGTGVFTNANALNTDYFPTTADTASHSITFELSVTPLTGCSPASDVVTINFTQIPVIDAGSDQTVCENDIPVQLQASGAKARWSGGDGTFYPNDSTLNASYTPSAAELTAGSVALTLTTIANSVCPQVTDNVAISFIKGPVVNVGPDITVCADTAGVPLIASVSNSSGVKWTSTGTGVFSPNDIAVNPTYIPSAADVIAGNVILTLSTTGATICDPVSDYLILRITPAPIVNAGFDNTVCADTSSVQLNGSVTNAGGGVWTTTGLGSFAPGNASLNASYFFTNADTAAHQVTFTLTSTGNGLCKPVSDQVVVNLTPVPFVSAGSDIQVCMDVTVIPLSGLVANTSGMLWSSTGSGYFTPSPVTNAVEYYPSVSDRTSGTATLTLMANATGVCNARTHSVTLSFTPAPTADAGPDQTICADSSMISLQGAVTVASGGAWSTNGSGTFTSPSSLVTAYLVSAEDSAAGKVSIILTTTGNGTCNPVTDEVVLTITPAPTIYAGPDVTHCSDVHAVNIFGLTTVATGGIWTSSGTGIFSPDAAQFNTAYIPSATDTANGSVVLTITSTGNGTCKAVSDQMIINLTPAPIVEAGVAGPICIDIMTSSLNGMVYNAGGGVWSTSGSGTFSNANNLMTDYLLSSTDKANTVVTLYLTSTGNGTCNPVVDSLVLDINPGPLVNAGVDQIICADADSILLSGEYFLAGGAKWSSAGSGLFTPSDTSMIVYYKPSAADTSAGSVKIYLTTFDNMGCNPVTDSLIITLTPAPVINAGTDQLICVNQNSINLSGVVGVATGGMWESSGAGAFNPGSLTLNTSYTIAPADTSAGVYFVLTSTGNGTCKPVKDTLFVAFQQLPEISSSAATICADNSGAPLSGQYSKAQGLKWTTTGTGNFLPSDVDLNITYYPSPADFSSGNIQIQLSTTGNGVCPPATADIAVTVKPAPVIDAGTDKVVCADNPSVNINGTVANAAGGIWSSSGTGSISPDPTLLNVTYYPSDTDIASGKVQLYFTTTGNGDCFPRVDSMLVTITPKPVIYAGEDQLICPNQTSVMLNATVNNAGGGLWSTIGTGTHSAASSLNNTYTFSAADYSAGPIRFIVTSTGNGLCQPVEDTLLVSVFPLPDVFAGADQAVCRDVDAIAFSGGYTIASGATWYSTGTGVFSNPNTTITVYYPSDQDKDNGLVKIYYKTILANTCRQVIDTANLYITPIPLAQTIEDQMVCVDTDQINLSGNITNATGGGWTTSGSGVFLPDTSDLNASYIISAQDRSAGFVRLILTTSGNSGCSNTDSVNVTIYPVPDITLGNGNACIGDQITLNAQPSNIPVLGEASFSWEKENTSLQYTTSSITVTEPGLYKVRYQLGACFRYDEVNLSFHSKPTPQVKDMVEFCMETQKEVVLDGGPADRYLWTKSGNTEKQEVVNQPGMYYVQVFNEFNCSNLDSIKVVDICPPRVFVPGIFTPDHDDINDVFKTFGKYFTAYKFTVFNRWGEIIFYTEDPTEAWDGTYLGEPMPNGVYPWILYYEGLSERYKGPFKEQGSVTVDR